One genomic segment of Manis javanica isolate MJ-LG chromosome 7, MJ_LKY, whole genome shotgun sequence includes these proteins:
- the ACVR1 gene encoding activin receptor type-1 isoform X3, whose translation MLRHENILGFIASDMTSRHSSTQLWLITHYHEMGSLYDYLQLTTLDTVSCLRIVLSIASGLAHLHIEIFGTQGKPAIAHRDLKSKNILVKKNGQCCIADLGLAVMHSQSTNQLDVGNNPRVGTKRYMAPEVLDETIQADCFDSYKRVDIWAFGLVLWEVARRMVSNGIVEDYKPPFYDVVPNDPSFEDMRKVVCVDQQRPNIPNRWFSDPTLTSLAKLMKECWYQNPSARLTALRIKKTLTKIDNSLDKLKTDC comes from the exons ATGCTGAGGCATGAAAATATCTTAG GCTTCATTGCTTCAGACATGACCTCAAGACACTCCAGTACGCAGTTGTGGTTAATCACACATTATCATGAAATGGGATCGCTCTATGACTATCTTCAGCTCACCACTCTGGATACGGTCAGCTGCCTGCGAATAGTGCTGTCCATAGCTAGTGGTCTCGCCCATTTGCACATAGAGATATTTGGGACCCAAGGGAAACCAGCCATTGCTCATCGAGACTTAAAGAGTAAAAACATCCTGGTTAAGAAGAATGGACAGTGTTGCATAGCAGATTtgg gcTTGGCTGTCATGCATTCCCAGAGCACCAATCAGCTCGACGTCGGGAACAACCCCCGGGTGGGCACCAAACGCTACATGGCCCCCGAAGTTCTAGATGAGACCATCCAGGCGGACTGTTTCGATTCGTACAAGAGAGTTGATATTTGGGCCTTTGGTCTTGTCTTGTGGGAAGTAGCCAGACGAATGGTGAGCAATG GTATTGTGGAGGATTACAAGCCACCCTTTTATGATGTGGTTCCCAATGACCCAAGTTTTGAAGATATGAGGAAGGTGGTCTGTGTGGATCAACAGCGGCCAAACATACCCAACAGATGGTTCTCAGACCCG ACATTAACCTCTCTGGCCAAGCTGATGAAAGAATGCTGGTATCAGAATCCATCCGCAAGACTCACAGCTCTGCGCATCAAAAAGACTTTGACCAAAATTGATAATTCCCTAGACAAATTGAAAACTGACTGTTGA